One window of the Anopheles cruzii chromosome 2, idAnoCruzAS_RS32_06, whole genome shotgun sequence genome contains the following:
- the LOC128267371 gene encoding DNA methyltransferase 1-associated protein 1, producing MADVRDILELERPVTPELTKESLLNSKKRNVYERRIVAKRPEGMHREVFALLYNDNKDAPPLLPTDTVSGYKQTKARLGMKKVRRWEWAPFVNPARADGAVFHHWKRASEEQKEYPFAKFNKQLDIPSYTLNEYNAHLKTNPTKWTKQQTDHLFDLAKRFDVRFIIMCDRWERANYGIKSVEDLKERYYEVVGILNKVRNNMSEKKIFVFDAEHERRRKEQLKKLFDRTPKQVEEEQMLLNELKKIEARKKERERKTQDLQKLISQADQQQTEHHQKEQQQQNQQTQNTTHKKQDKKLNKKKIQQQPRTSKVDSVVSAVESAGIKFTDLRGTGVSLRSQKMKLPANVGQKKAKALEQALQEFRVDPNPPPIEEICVAFNELRSDMVLLCELRTALATCNFELESLKHQYEALCPGKTLNIPLALANPVTDDSMDDIGGPMG from the exons ATGGCCGACGTACGAGACATCCTGGAACTGGAGCGACCGGTAACGCCGGAACTGACGAAAGAGTCGCTGCTGAACTCGAAGAAACGGAATGTTTACGAAAG ACGAATTGTGGCGAAACGCCCGGAAGGAATGCACCGGGAGGTGTTTGCCCTGCTCTACAACGACAACAAAGATGCCCCTCCGCTGCTGCCAACGGACACCGTGTCCGGCTACAAACAGACTAAGGCCCGGTTGGGCATGAAAAAGGTGCGCCGCTGGGAGTGGGCACCGTTTGTGAACCCGGCCCGCGCAGATGGTGCCGTGTTTCACCACTGGAAGCGTGCCTCGGAGGAGCAGAAAGAGTATCCGTTCGCCAAGTTCAACAAGCAGCTGGACATACCGTCGTACACACTGAACGAGTACAACGCGCATCTGAAAACGAACCCGACCAAGTGGACCAAACAGCAGACGGACCATCTGTTCGACCTGGCCAAACGGTTCGACGTGCGGTTCATCATCATGTGTGACCGGTGGGAGCGCGCCAATTACGGTATCAAGTCGGTCGAAGACCTGAAAGAGCGCTACTACGAGGTGGTCGGCATTCTGAACAAGGTGCGCAACAATATGTCCGAGAAAAagattttcgttttcgatgCCGAGCACGAGCGGCGCCGCAAGGAGCAGCTGAAGAAGCTGTTCGATCGGACACCCAAACAGGTCGAGGAAGAGCAAATGCTGCTGAACGAACTGAAAAAGATCGAAGCCCGCAAGAAGGAACGGGAGCGCAAAACGCAGGACCTACAGAAGCTCATCTCCCAGGCGGACCAACAGCAGACGGAGCACCACCAGaaggagcaacagcagcagaaccagcaGACGCAGAACACGACCCACAAGAAGCAGGACAAAAAgttgaacaagaaaaagattCAACAGCAGCCGCGCACCTCGAAGGTTGACTCGGTCGTGAGTGCGGTCGAGAGTGCCGGCATCAAGTTTACCGATCTGCGCGGCACGGGCGTATCGTTGCGGTCGCAAAAGATGAAACTACCGGCGAACGTGGGCCAgaagaaggcgaaggcgcTGGAGCAGGCGCTCCAGGAGTTCCGGGTCGATCCGAACCCACCGCCGATCGAGGAAATCTGTGTCGCCTTCAACGAGCTCCGCTCGGAcatggtgctgctgtgtgaACTGCGAACGGCACTGGCCACCTGCAACTTTGAGCTGGAAAGCCTGAAGCACCAGTACGAGGCCCTGTGCCCGGGCAAAACGCTCAACATTCCGCTGGCCCTGGCGAATCCCGTAACGGATGACTCGATGGACGATATCGGTGGGCCAATGGGCTAA